A window from Electrophorus electricus isolate fEleEle1 chromosome 7, fEleEle1.pri, whole genome shotgun sequence encodes these proteins:
- the c7h7orf25 gene encoding UPF0415 protein C7orf25 homolog: MATSPMLQERIKAAKELLVRVDLLCSRQAREVEGRAKLCSKLRAELKFLQKVEAGQVVIKESHLQSTNLTHLRAIVESAESLENIMSVLHVFAYEGPDGQKQTLVVDVVANDGHTWVKAIGRKAEALHNIWQGRGQYGDKSVIRQAEDFLEASRQQPVQYSNPHIIFAFYNGVSSPMADRLKEMGISVRGDIVAVNTVAGGGEDDERAEEDDEDEGEDEAGFGEDDQEENEAVEEEDEDDDADIMHTCVDRDTIVASLAFPTEVKVDVCNRANLDITTLITYVSSLSHGNCHYTFREQVLTEQAAQERQEKVQPKLDAFMQGKELFACHSAVHDFRVILDTLGGPGEKARAEQLLARLTVVPDQPSERTQRLVTSSKVNRRSLMIFGTGDSLRAVTMTANSGFVRAAANQGVRYSVFIHQPRALTEGKEWRATPI; the protein is encoded by the coding sequence ATGGCCACCAGCCCAATGCTTCAGGAGCGAATCAAAGCAGCCAAGGAGCTGCTAGTGCGAGTGGATCTGCTATGCAGCCGTCAGGCCCGAGAGGTAGAGGGCCGTGCCAAGCTATGCAGCAAGCTTCGCGCCGAACTCAAATTCTTGCAGAAGGTGGAAGCTGGGCAGGTCGTGATCAAAGAGTCTCACTTGCAAAGCACTAACCTCACCCACCTGAGAGCCATCGTTGAGTCCGCTGAAAGCCTAGAAAACATCATgagtgttttgcatgtgttcGCGTACGAGGGCCCAGATGGGCAGAAGCAAACGCTGGTGGTGGATGTGGTCGCCAATGATGGACACACGTGGGTTAAAGCCATTGGGCGGAAAGCAGAGGCCTTACACAACATCTGGCAGGGCCGGGGGCAGTATGGGGATAAGAGCGTGATCCGGCAGGCTGAAGATTTCCTCGAGGCCAGCCGCCAGCAACCTGTGCAGTACAGCAACCCTCACATCATCTTTGCCTTCTACAACGGTGTCTCTAGTCCCATGGCTGACAGGCTCAAAGAGATGGGCATCTCAGTGAGGGGTGACATTGTCGCTGTAAACACAGttgcaggtggaggagaggatgaCGAACGGGCAGAGGAGGATGACGAGGACGAAGGCGAGGACGAAGCTGGTTTCGGAGAAGACGACCAGGAGGAGAATGAGGCtgtggaggaggaagatgaggacgATGACGCTGACATCATGCACACCTGTGTGGACCGGGACACCATTGTGGCCAGCCTGGCTTTCCCCACTGAGGTGAAGGTGGACGTATGCAACAGAGCCAACCTAGATATCACCACGCTCATCACGTACGTGTCCTCGCTGAGCCATGGCAACTGTCACTACACATTCCGCGAGCAAGTGCTGACAGAGCAGGCCGCCCAGGAGCGCCAGGAGAAGGTGCAGCCCAAGCTCGATGCATTCATGCAGGGAAAGGAGCTCTTTGCCTGCCACTCAGCTGTCCACGACTTCCGTGTCATCCTGGACACGCTGGGTGGGCCTGGAGAGAAAGCCCGGGCTGAGCAGCTCCTGGCCCGGCTCACAGTGGTGCCAGACCAGCCATCAGAGCGCACGCAGCGCCTCGTCACCAGCTCCAAGGTGAACCGCAGGTCACTCATGATCTTTGGCACTGGCGACTCGCTGCGCGCCGTCACCATGACTGCCAACAGTGGGTTTGTGCGCGCAGCCGCCAACCAAGGGGTGCGCTACAGTGTGTTCATCCACCAGCCACGTGCGCTGACAGAGGGCAAAGAATGGAGAGCCACTCCAATATGA
- the ralab gene encoding v-ral simian leukemia viral oncogene homolog Ab (ras related) has product MAANKPKGQNSLTLHKVIMVGNGGVGKSALTLQFMYDEFVEDYEPTKADSYRKKVVLDGEEVQIDILDTAGQEDYAAIRDNYFRSGEGFLCVFSITESESFAATADFREQILRVKEDESVPFLLVGNKSDLEDRRQVGVEEAKARADQWEVSYVETSAKTRANVDKVFFDLMREIRARKMEDNKEKNGKNKRKSLTKRVRERCCIL; this is encoded by the exons ATGGCGGCCAATAAACCCAAGGGGCAGAACTCTTTGACCCTTCACAAAGTAATTATGGTGGGCAATGGTGGAGTGGGCAAGTCTGCACTCACACTGCAGTTTATGTACGATGAG TTTGTGGAAGACTATGAGCCCACTAAAGCTGACAGCTACAGAAAAAAAGTGGTTCTGGATGGAGAGGAGGTCCAGATTGACATACTGGACACAGCTGGTCAAGAAGATTACGCGGCCATCAGAGACAACTATTTTCGCAGTGGAGAgggctttctctgtgtgttttccatCACAGAATCGGAGTCTTTTGCTGCTACTGCTGACTTCAG AGAGCAGATCCTCCGGGTCAAGGAGGATGAGAGTGTGCCCTTCCTGCTGGTTGGAAACAAGTCCGATCTGGAGGACCGACGACAGGTGGGAGTGGAGGAAGCCAAAGCCAGAGCGGACCAATGGGAAGTCAGCTATGTGGAGACCTCTGCAAAAACTCGTGCCAACGTAGACAAG GTGTTTTTTGACCTTATGCGAGAAATCAGAGCCAGGAAAATGGAGGACAACAAAGAGAAGAATGGGAAAAACAAGAGGAAGAGTTTAACCAAGAGGGTCCGGGAGAGATGCtgcattttataa
- the mplkip gene encoding M-phase-specific PLK1-interacting protein codes for MQRQNFRHQAMGPRPGGFRSPPPGFGRAAGLMPSPPWPFPNPPPPPYGPRFGQYCGSPNTPPREFSGNRGGGGRKYNGKSAGHTPRRPNCSPRGTTPHRHSPYQTPGQHAGHQGSPRISTPVGSSHGRERGANDMEKYYKPSMLQDPWANLQPISVTDTQSKCSSQQTTDTGRTGRYYSPN; via the exons ATGCAAAGGCAAAACTTTCGGCATCAAGCGATGGGCCCGAGACCTGGAGGATTCCGTAGTCCGCCACCAGGTTTCGGCAGAGCAGCAGGTCTAATGCCCTCGCCCCCGTGGCCATTTCCAAACCCACCGCCGCCGCCGTATGGACCCCGATTTGGACAGTACTGCGGCTCACCCAATACCCCACCCAGAGAGTTTAGTGGTAATCGAGGTGGCGGTGGTAGAAAGTACAACGGCAAATCAGCAGGGCACACGCCGCGCAGACCAAACTGCAGTCCCCGCGGCACCACTCCGCACAGGCACTCGCCGTATCAGACTCCTGGACAACACGCTGGACATCAG GGTTCACCGCGGATATCCACACCAGTTGGGTCATCGCatggcagggagagaggggcaaaTGATATGGAAAAATATTACAAACCATCTATGCTTCAAGATCCCTGGGCTAATCTCCAGCCTATCTCAGTCACAGACACCCAGTCCAAATGCAGCTCCCAGCAGaccacagacacaggcaggacAGGGAGGTACTACAGTCCGAATTGA